In the Nitrosarchaeum sp. genome, one interval contains:
- a CDS encoding DUF2070 family protein — protein sequence MEKSSDDVSNIHNRFSLTLINPASHYFSLAGSLVISAVITAIVYLGYIGTNENWFRIPMVIGALALSQLIDTQFTRKKEYSKSLHASLFGNMLWIAVVLMGLLASVVLVKETSLFFVTYGMFLFASFRIGIFTTTLGVSIKKAWAICMVQPLAMFLVMIPFDMWYSTLTNPLAIGFGAVFLIIASVWSVLTDRAGRPGMESTHKTIQAYLASQGNDFTEAEAIIEQRSFKTKVSTSQIRLSASDGNMKFRMVLPEIHPGPYHPVGGSNIPYLMYKNLESSAMIMHSISDHSLNLPSKNEVENYLKNLDSSIVKEEGLMCTEPVTVQINKARVTGLLFGNNPLLFLSLSPHGMEDIPNYMKKEIEQYAKNRNYVRTLIVDCHNAMGEEISKEDGEDMLKAAKSCLDSLITKDSYPIEFGYANSDSMDVWTEDLAMGGLGVVCLKINDKKFFLGWADANNMENGVREKIVENFAKQGRQLLEICTSDTHYAPVKARNRNGYYQLGLITGADKLTKWFLQIAYEAESKVSSAKFEILENEADVKVMGQGIYEDYSKALDKSLKLTKGFMIGSVILFIITLFL from the coding sequence ATGGAAAAATCTTCAGACGATGTTTCAAACATACACAATAGGTTTTCACTTACATTAATCAATCCAGCATCACATTATTTTTCTCTAGCTGGATCTTTAGTAATTTCTGCAGTCATCACAGCTATAGTTTATCTTGGATATATAGGAACAAACGAAAATTGGTTTAGGATTCCAATGGTAATTGGGGCATTAGCATTATCCCAGTTAATTGACACACAATTCACTAGAAAAAAAGAATATTCAAAATCCCTACATGCATCTCTTTTTGGAAACATGTTATGGATTGCAGTAGTCTTAATGGGATTACTTGCAAGCGTTGTCCTAGTTAAAGAGACATCATTATTTTTTGTAACATATGGAATGTTCCTATTTGCAAGTTTTAGAATAGGAATTTTTACAACTACTTTAGGTGTAAGTATCAAAAAAGCTTGGGCGATTTGCATGGTCCAACCACTTGCCATGTTTTTAGTAATGATACCATTTGATATGTGGTATTCAACTTTGACAAATCCATTGGCAATAGGATTTGGTGCAGTATTTCTGATAATTGCAAGTGTATGGTCGGTATTAACAGATAGAGCTGGGAGACCAGGTATGGAGAGCACACATAAAACAATACAAGCATATTTGGCGTCACAAGGTAATGACTTTACAGAAGCTGAAGCAATAATTGAACAGCGCTCATTTAAAACAAAAGTATCCACATCACAAATAAGATTAAGCGCATCAGATGGAAATATGAAATTTAGAATGGTATTACCTGAAATTCATCCAGGCCCATATCATCCAGTTGGAGGAAGTAATATTCCGTATTTGATGTACAAAAATTTAGAGTCTTCAGCGATGATCATGCATAGCATTTCAGATCACTCATTAAATCTTCCGTCAAAAAATGAAGTTGAAAATTATTTAAAAAATCTAGATTCCAGCATAGTAAAAGAGGAAGGATTGATGTGTACAGAACCAGTAACAGTTCAAATTAACAAAGCACGGGTAACAGGGTTACTTTTTGGAAATAATCCGTTGTTGTTTCTCTCATTATCACCACATGGGATGGAAGATATTCCAAATTATATGAAAAAGGAGATTGAACAATATGCTAAAAATAGAAATTATGTCAGAACACTGATAGTTGATTGCCATAATGCAATGGGCGAAGAAATTTCAAAAGAAGATGGCGAAGACATGTTAAAGGCAGCAAAATCATGTTTGGATTCACTAATTACAAAAGATAGTTATCCTATAGAATTTGGGTACGCAAATTCAGACAGTATGGACGTATGGACTGAAGACTTGGCAATGGGGGGTTTAGGAGTAGTATGTCTAAAAATTAATGATAAAAAATTCTTTTTGGGATGGGCAGATGCAAACAATATGGAAAATGGTGTAAGAGAAAAAATAGTTGAGAACTTTGCAAAACAAGGACGACAACTATTGGAGATTTGTACATCAGACACACATTATGCTCCAGTCAAAGCTAGAAACAGAAACGGATACTATCAACTAGGACTCATTACTGGCGCTGACAAACTAACCAAGTGGTTTTTACAAATTGCATATGAAGCAGAATCAAAAGTATCTTCAGCAAAATTTGAAATTTTGGAAAATGAAGCAGATGTAAAAGTCATGGGTCAAGGCATTTACGAAGATTATTCCAAAGCATTAGATAAATCTCTGAAATTAACAAAAGGATTCATGATTGGAAGTGTCATATTATTCATAATTACCTTGTTTCTATAA
- a CDS encoding preprotein translocase subunit Sec61beta has product MSSKKKGAPLPASSGGLMRFFEDETKGFKVDPRIVVSVPISLIVVSWLIDIFLVPK; this is encoded by the coding sequence ATGAGCAGTAAGAAGAAAGGAGCACCACTACCAGCATCAAGTGGAGGCCTCATGAGATTCTTTGAGGACGAAACCAAAGGATTCAAAGTAGATCCAAGAATTGTTGTTTCCGTTCCCATTAGCTTGATTGTGGTTTCTTGGCTAATTGACATATTTTTAGTTCCGAAATAA
- a CDS encoding TIGR00341 family protein, translating to MKRIELTCFEQQSPSIEYILKKYKVSYNLKLAIIDDSKLIHYNVIVPDIISRTVINELSDILDTTHKEIYLISQTLDAAISEYSDRLHEEEKLKHVKKDKKTTEEFKTLTEPSVELKTNLVFMIAIASAVALVGLFANNASLVIGAMLLSPLLGPITAFSFNAAVGQPKKMYKAAKSGLILTLVIITIGAGLTAIALSFMELEITPEILARTEMTPVFLVVAILLGLAGGIAMSSDIPGILVGVAIAAALVPPAVVTGISIAMLDYDMFINSLTLTIANILGLVLGTMIVFFALGVTPRKYYEQEQAKKYQTYTIIIFVVMSIALGILTFWI from the coding sequence TTGAAGAGAATCGAACTAACTTGTTTTGAACAGCAATCTCCAAGTATCGAATACATCTTAAAAAAATACAAAGTCTCATACAATTTAAAATTAGCAATAATAGATGACAGTAAATTAATTCATTACAACGTAATTGTACCTGATATAATTTCAAGGACTGTAATAAATGAATTAAGTGATATTCTAGATACTACTCACAAAGAGATTTATCTTATCAGCCAAACTCTGGATGCTGCAATATCTGAATATTCTGATCGATTACATGAAGAAGAGAAGCTAAAACATGTAAAAAAAGACAAAAAAACAACTGAAGAATTTAAGACACTTACAGAACCTTCTGTAGAACTAAAGACAAATTTGGTATTTATGATTGCAATTGCGTCTGCCGTTGCTTTAGTTGGTCTTTTTGCAAATAATGCGTCTCTAGTAATTGGTGCCATGTTACTGTCTCCGTTACTTGGTCCGATAACTGCATTTTCTTTTAATGCGGCTGTGGGTCAGCCAAAAAAAATGTACAAAGCTGCAAAGTCTGGATTAATTTTAACATTGGTGATAATTACTATCGGTGCAGGATTAACTGCAATTGCATTATCTTTTATGGAATTAGAAATCACACCTGAAATTCTTGCAAGAACTGAAATGACTCCTGTGTTTTTAGTAGTTGCAATTCTTTTGGGATTAGCTGGGGGCATAGCTATGTCTTCAGACATTCCAGGCATTCTTGTTGGTGTGGCAATAGCTGCTGCATTAGTTCCACCAGCAGTAGTTACTGGAATATCGATTGCCATGTTAGATTATGACATGTTTATCAATTCACTTACATTGACTATTGCAAACATTCTCGGATTAGTTCTAGGAACTATGATCGTATTTTTTGCTCTTGGTGTAACTCCTAGAAAATATTATGAACAAGAACAAGCAAAAAAATATCAGACCTATACAATTATCATCTTTGTTGTAATGAGTATTGCATTAGGAATTTTGACATTTTGGATATAA
- a CDS encoding universal stress protein produces the protein MFKKIVVAFITKQFENKSFLTGLDIAQKFEGSVTVIDCVYKKPSKFVFFETSGDKKSYAKTKEKISKNLEKFEKIANKKNIPIKTKVALTDSISDWIVDFVKEKKTDLLIIDHPHLSEFENDHYEFIIKSITDSVKVPILLLRS, from the coding sequence ATGTTTAAAAAAATAGTTGTTGCATTTATTACAAAACAATTTGAGAACAAGTCTTTCCTAACTGGATTAGATATCGCACAAAAATTTGAAGGAAGTGTCACAGTTATTGACTGTGTTTATAAAAAGCCCTCAAAATTTGTTTTTTTTGAAACTAGTGGTGATAAAAAATCATACGCTAAAACCAAAGAAAAAATTTCAAAAAATCTTGAAAAATTTGAAAAGATTGCAAATAAGAAAAATATCCCAATTAAAACAAAAGTTGCATTAACTGATTCTATCTCTGACTGGATAGTGGATTTTGTAAAAGAAAAAAAGACTGATCTTCTGATAATTGATCATCCTCATTTGTCTGAATTTGAAAATGATCATTATGAATTTATAATAAAATCTATAACTGATAGTGTTAAAGTTCCAATACTATTGTTACGTTCCTAA
- a CDS encoding Sjogren's syndrome/scleroderma autoantigen 1 family protein produces MSKDLTKKAAEMLLNGATLLSEPCPYCSGVRVMKEGHALCINCGREPEKKEIPTETKHRTEKTSIEITLGKKLSELSKELEQEVNHEKQQQILRSINSIIETIEKLKINQTTKKQES; encoded by the coding sequence GTGTCAAAAGATCTTACAAAAAAAGCAGCCGAAATGCTACTGAACGGAGCAACATTGCTGAGTGAACCATGTCCGTATTGTTCAGGAGTAAGAGTGATGAAAGAAGGGCATGCATTATGCATTAACTGCGGAAGAGAGCCAGAGAAAAAAGAGATTCCAACTGAAACTAAACACCGAACTGAAAAAACAAGTATAGAAATAACATTAGGAAAAAAACTCTCCGAATTATCTAAGGAATTAGAACAGGAAGTAAATCATGAAAAACAGCAACAAATTCTAAGATCGATTAATTCAATCATCGAAACAATAGAAAAATTAAAAATTAATCAGACCACAAAAAAACAAGAATCTTAG
- the yciH gene encoding stress response translation initiation inhibitor YciH — protein sequence MAVICNTCGLPEDLCACGELAKDSTKIIIRLETRRFKKKGTMIEGLDPKLNNLEIVAKELKNKYACGGTAKDGYIFLQGDHRDTIKETLIHLGFPEASIELH from the coding sequence ATGGCGGTAATTTGTAATACTTGTGGTCTACCCGAAGATCTGTGTGCATGTGGTGAACTTGCTAAAGATAGTACAAAAATTATAATTCGCTTAGAAACCAGACGATTCAAGAAAAAGGGAACCATGATTGAAGGATTGGATCCCAAGCTAAATAATTTAGAAATAGTTGCAAAAGAATTAAAAAACAAATATGCTTGTGGAGGAACCGCAAAAGATGGATACATATTTCTTCAAGGTGATCATCGGGATACAATCAAGGAAACCCTTATTCATTTAGGATTTCCTGAAGCTAGCATCGAACTTCATTAG
- a CDS encoding CPBP family intramembrane glutamic endopeptidase: protein MQSPNKILQMVGIPHLALLSVIFGMMLLSFPIGLFTVFNTDIGNDINFEYPLKDLDIFKTVGYLIPDSIEIGDIFIVLWSIYAVLFAISVLGPESGFLKILSLNLSRGKFETKSNYMITITKWFSIIILLSIAIDYVQQGFGITTVPPPIDNDLTQFLYVSLSPIVEEFGFRVMLIGIPLFVFYSHKLSPSHFFKSLWNPSRYLHISDHKRSLFLIVFVGVFFGLAHIMTGEPWSEGKLVQASMSGIILGWLYVRFGLITAILVHWGTNYFIFSYANFISQINEIAIDVAFSHSLLNTMEILFFISGAFSILVVLLDYFISKKEQKLKIE from the coding sequence TTGCAATCTCCAAACAAAATACTCCAAATGGTAGGGATTCCACATTTGGCACTTTTATCTGTCATTTTTGGTATGATGTTGCTGTCTTTTCCGATTGGACTATTTACTGTATTTAATACTGATATTGGAAATGACATTAATTTTGAATATCCTCTAAAGGACCTTGATATTTTTAAAACAGTTGGATATCTAATTCCAGATAGCATCGAAATCGGCGACATCTTTATTGTCTTGTGGTCAATTTATGCGGTTCTTTTTGCAATATCGGTACTTGGACCTGAATCTGGCTTTTTGAAAATACTTTCTCTGAATCTATCTCGTGGAAAATTTGAAACAAAGTCCAACTATATGATAACCATTACTAAATGGTTTTCAATAATTATTTTGCTCTCGATCGCTATTGATTATGTTCAACAGGGATTTGGAATAACTACAGTTCCCCCACCAATTGATAATGATCTAACTCAATTTTTGTATGTTAGTCTATCTCCTATTGTTGAAGAGTTTGGATTCAGAGTTATGCTTATTGGCATACCTCTCTTTGTTTTTTATTCACATAAACTATCCCCAAGTCATTTTTTTAAATCGCTTTGGAATCCTAGTCGCTACTTACACATATCTGATCATAAGCGATCATTATTTTTGATAGTTTTCGTAGGTGTATTTTTTGGACTAGCTCACATCATGACTGGTGAACCGTGGAGCGAAGGCAAACTTGTACAGGCTAGCATGAGTGGAATAATTCTTGGATGGTTGTATGTTAGATTTGGTCTGATAACTGCAATTCTAGTTCATTGGGGAACAAATTATTTTATATTTTCTTATGCAAATTTTATTTCTCAAATTAATGAAATTGCAATTGATGTTGCATTTTCTCATTCTCTTCTTAATACAATGGAAATATTGTTTTTTATTTCTGGGGCATTTTCAATTTTGGTAGTGTTACTTGACTATTTTATTTCAAAAAAAGAACAAAAGTTAAAAATTGAATAA
- a CDS encoding transcription initiation factor IIB: MVKNVNPKDRCPRCGQGTLVTDATTGENFCGKCGFVITDKVDESGPEWRSFSNEGENKSRAGVPTSLAMHDMGLATVINPQNRDATGKPLTSAMKSTIERLRTWDSRSQVHEPVDRNFRQAFSELDRLKDKLAVGDAVIEKAAYIYRKALEKGLVRGRSISALIASALYAACRDTETPRTLKDIGHASNIKRKDIARCYRLLLRELNLKMPVVDPVKCISRIASKAGLSEKTKRAATKILQTAEEQKISAGKDPMGLAAAALYVACVTNGENKTQRDVAEAAGVTEVTIRNRYKGLKVALNL, translated from the coding sequence ATGGTTAAAAATGTAAATCCAAAAGACAGATGCCCAAGATGCGGTCAGGGCACATTAGTTACAGATGCAACTACGGGTGAAAATTTCTGTGGAAAATGTGGTTTTGTAATTACAGATAAAGTAGATGAATCAGGACCAGAATGGAGATCATTTTCAAATGAGGGTGAAAATAAAAGCAGAGCAGGAGTACCAACTTCTTTAGCAATGCATGACATGGGATTAGCAACAGTCATCAATCCTCAAAATAGAGATGCAACAGGCAAACCTCTCACATCTGCAATGAAAAGCACAATAGAGAGGCTAAGAACATGGGACAGTCGAAGTCAAGTTCACGAACCAGTTGACAGAAACTTTAGGCAGGCATTTAGCGAGCTTGATAGATTAAAAGACAAATTAGCAGTAGGCGATGCAGTCATTGAAAAGGCCGCTTATATTTATCGCAAAGCATTAGAAAAAGGACTTGTAAGAGGCCGTTCAATTTCAGCATTGATTGCATCTGCACTTTACGCTGCATGTAGAGATACTGAAACGCCAAGAACTCTAAAAGACATAGGACATGCTAGCAACATAAAACGAAAAGATATTGCAAGATGCTATAGATTGCTATTACGAGAACTTAATTTGAAAATGCCTGTAGTAGATCCTGTAAAATGTATTTCCAGAATAGCAAGTAAGGCAGGGTTGTCTGAAAAAACAAAAAGAGCTGCCACTAAAATTCTTCAAACAGCTGAAGAACAAAAAATATCTGCAGGAAAAGATCCTATGGGATTAGCCGCTGCTGCACTTTATGTGGCATGTGTTACAAACGGTGAAAATAAAACACAGAGAGATGTAGCAGAAGCAGCTGGTGTGACTGAAGTTACAATAAGAAACAGATACAAAGGTTTGAAAGTTGCTTTAAATCTTTAA
- the cofC gene encoding 2-phospho-L-lactate guanylyltransferase: protein MKIAAIIPVKTFSLAKTRLDLSSHQKEELCKIMLEEILYTLSISPQIDRIVIVTKETKAIELAKKYNAVIISDNEEKSVNNAVALADKYLLENKFDASIVFPQDIPFIKTQDIDFMLNYKIPPNFAIVVPSRRFDGTNALVRMPIDLMITHYDEDSYKIHMNTAKEFTRNVALVFVKRIMLDVDNMEDLKFLLEQNEKPEISKKIKNILDMK from the coding sequence TTGAAAATTGCAGCGATTATTCCTGTAAAGACTTTCTCATTAGCAAAAACACGTTTAGATTTATCATCACATCAAAAAGAAGAACTATGTAAAATTATGTTAGAAGAAATTTTATACACTTTATCAATTTCACCACAAATTGATAGAATAGTAATTGTCACTAAAGAGACAAAAGCAATTGAACTGGCTAAAAAATATAATGCAGTTATCATATCAGATAATGAAGAAAAAAGTGTAAACAATGCAGTTGCATTGGCTGACAAATATCTGCTAGAAAATAAATTTGATGCATCGATTGTTTTCCCCCAAGACATACCATTTATCAAAACTCAAGATATTGATTTTATGTTAAACTACAAGATACCCCCAAATTTTGCCATAGTGGTGCCATCCAGAAGATTTGATGGCACAAATGCATTAGTAAGAATGCCAATTGATTTGATGATAACACATTACGATGAAGACAGTTACAAAATTCATATGAATACAGCAAAGGAGTTTACAAGAAATGTAGCCCTAGTTTTTGTAAAAAGAATAATGTTAGATGTAGACAACATGGAGGATTTGAAATTCCTATTAGAACAAAATGAAAAACCAGAGATTTCAAAGAAAATCAAGAACATTTTAGACATGAAATAA
- the cofD gene encoding 2-phospho-L-lactate transferase: MITVLAGGTGSVKLVRGLVSQESKVNVITNVGDNYWLYGLYVCPDIDTIIYGLADLLDQERGWGIKKDTFNFLRQMEVFGEETWFRVGDRDASTHLIRTNMLKNGKNLSDITKWMCEKFAVSANIIPVTDNSIETRITTDKGELHLQEYWVKHRGRDPVEGIQYIGADKARPNPEAVNAIHDADMVILAPGNPLTSIGPMLQIKGIRKELSKIKKKVVAVSPLIGDKAVSGPAAKYMEAAGIETNAYGLAKMYSDVCSNIVVDTKDRLLVKKIQSLDMKVYETKITMNNKLAEDALANFILKQIHV, from the coding sequence ATGATTACAGTATTAGCAGGAGGAACAGGTTCGGTAAAGCTAGTTAGAGGATTAGTATCACAAGAGTCCAAGGTCAACGTAATAACTAATGTAGGAGACAATTATTGGCTTTACGGATTATACGTATGTCCAGATATTGACACGATAATCTATGGTCTTGCAGATTTATTAGATCAAGAAAGAGGATGGGGAATCAAAAAAGACACATTCAACTTTCTAAGACAGATGGAAGTGTTTGGCGAAGAGACATGGTTTAGAGTTGGAGATAGAGATGCATCAACTCATTTGATTAGAACTAACATGTTAAAAAACGGTAAAAATTTAAGCGATATTACAAAATGGATGTGTGAAAAATTTGCAGTTAGTGCAAATATAATTCCAGTTACAGATAACAGTATTGAAACAAGAATAACCACAGACAAAGGAGAATTACATCTCCAAGAATATTGGGTAAAACATCGTGGAAGAGATCCGGTAGAAGGAATCCAGTACATTGGAGCTGATAAAGCACGCCCAAATCCTGAAGCAGTAAATGCAATTCATGATGCAGACATGGTAATTTTAGCGCCTGGAAATCCGTTAACATCTATCGGTCCAATGTTACAAATTAAAGGAATTAGAAAAGAACTCTCGAAAATTAAAAAGAAAGTTGTTGCAGTCAGCCCACTCATAGGAGACAAAGCAGTTAGCGGGCCTGCTGCAAAATACATGGAAGCAGCTGGAATTGAAACAAACGCATATGGTCTTGCAAAAATGTATTCGGATGTCTGTTCAAATATTGTAGTAGATACAAAAGATAGACTGCTAGTAAAGAAAATCCAAAGTTTAGATATGAAAGTATACGAAACAAAAATCACGATGAATAACAAATTAGCTGAAGACGCATTAGCAAATTTTATTCTTAAACAAATACACGTATAA